The following proteins are co-located in the Argopecten irradians isolate NY chromosome 9, Ai_NY, whole genome shotgun sequence genome:
- the LOC138332404 gene encoding uncharacterized protein — protein MKETLRHLSKEIDELKQDHSSPPSGALTSTSASIISNANTEQKDQTAKLYNGYTKEQLKCKIMGIKEYGRATKLLLRLMFQEQELQGRSATGFGRKPAINNLKKDVLCDIIQELYHCSRANIHRKLADILKPSSCHREK, from the exons ATGAAAGAAACATTGCGACATTTGTCAAAGGAAATTGATGAGTTGAAGCAG GACCATAGTTCACCACCAAGTGGAGCCTTGACCTCTACATCAGCCTCAATTATCTCAAAT GCTAACACAGAACAGAAAGACCAGACGGCTAAACTGTACAATGGTTACACtaag GAACAACTGAAATGCAAAATAATGGGGATAAAAGAATATGGGCGAGCAACAAAGCTGCTGCTTCGACTCATGTTTCAGGAGCAAGAACTGCAGGGGAGATCTGCGACAGGTTTTGGTAGAAAACCAGCGATCAACAACCTGAAAAAAGATGTGTTGTGCG ATATTATTCAAGAACTCTATCACTGCAGTAGAGCCAACATTCATAGAAAGTTGGCAGATATCCTTAAGCCATCATCCTGCCAtagagaaaaataa
- the LOC138332403 gene encoding uncharacterized protein isoform X1, which translates to MNKQQVNQREDNLDLLSEEDVEHCKVNKSAWKCSKCQMILSRKQTLKTHLFIKHKIRAGNPAKRYKLYETDPDIPVPSSTSHNWKKKECIDSYVDVERPDHHESQSHAQSIVPESLDAQHQVLDIPENHNEEIVVHDVQQYHDEQIQIQESDNDSAQSDLQNDNNQAQMPDVLGHFNELVKYNELDVTGNNVQDFNDTVVDMDLESDADYSNISSDSEQDSDPEDSNCDEDETEEVRSITSPPLYIIPPSDTLTKAPLTHLEHLLLVSGYASACNLSGVAFQKLLDVIRLHIPSSNLCETGTGDVKQKLGFGIEENLNFFYCCPKCGLLFKNTDLCETPGCGQHRGGDDIGKKTGFVTCNIKKQLQEILERNGIIKKIQAELQKPLEKERIILSDITTGQEYLKLKADGNFLDPKSSKFNVTLSWNTDGIPLFKSSGISLWPVYLTINELPPKERLLKKNILVWGIWQGTSKPGCMNGFLSPFVKDMTELFNKGVDVNGQTWKALLLTATMDLQARAYVLNMTQHNGRFGCLYCKEEGSSVPCGGGHCRSYPFRNVPAPVRNSSDLKQDASAAATTSKPSHGILGTSVISFLPLYAIEKHIVVDYMHGILLGIVKKLLSLWFDGANFKKEFFIGNHLDQIDKHLKRIKPPYLISRLPRKMKNNYHRWKASELRSWLLHYSLPCLSGFLPEVFLEHFACLVEGVYLLLKQNVSSADIDRAESLLLSFYQYAGDIYGDQFLGLNVHNLQHYASCVRMWGPLWAYSCFGYESCNGDILKTVHGKGNVCAQIFWAMQAQKRLERESNALPKGELRSFLQKLLAGGAKLLPKTIDGYKCDIVPPMQNIQHQHLCNDILTQLQTLNQDINQLAKVNKIIIDDIIFYCQASSKVKKRNSYMVSLDNPLDDGSDVFGVEYYIVEKSHMKVFAVGTTYSCSGTIIPGRAPHVQKVTSNRTSVVVPVHRFKELLIFVDLKEERRYVSKFPNFIEKD; encoded by the exons ATGAATAAACAACAG GTAAATCAAAGAGAGGATAACCTTGATTTGTTGTCAGAAGAAGATGTTGAGCATTGCAAAGTAAACAAATCAGCATGGAAATGCTCAAAGTGTCAGATGATACTATCAAGAAAACAGACGCTGAAAACACACTTGTTTATCAAACACAAAATAAGAG cTGGAAACCCTGCAAAGCGGTACAAACTGTACGAGACAGATCCTGACATACCTGTGCCATCTTCAACTTCTCACAATTG GAAAAAGAAAGAATGTATAGACAGTTACGTAGATGTTGAAAGACCTGATCACCATGAGTCACAATCTCATGCACAGAGTATAGTGCCAGAAAGTCTGGATGCACAACACCAGGTTTTGGACATACCTGAAAATCATAATGAGGAAATAGTTGTACATGATGTCCAGCAATATCATGATGAACAGATTCAGATTCAGGAAAGTGACAATGATTCAGCTCAGAGTGATCTGCAAAATGACAATAATCAAGCTCAAATGCCAGATGTTCTAGGACATTTCAATGAACTAGTGAAATATAATGAGTTGGATGTGACAGGAAATAATGTCCAAGATTTTAATGACACAGTTGTTGATATGGACTTGGAAAGTGATGCTGACTATTCTAACATTAGTTCAGACTCTGAACAGGATAGTGACCCTGAGGATTCAAACTGCGATGAAGATGAAACAGAGGAAGTGAGATCTATAACGAGTCCTCCTTTGTATATCATACCACCATCGGATACCCTGACAAAAGCACCATTGACACATCTTGAACATTTACTTCTAGTCTCAGGATATGCTTCTGCTTGTAATCTTTCTGGAGTAGCCTTTCAGAAGCTTCTTGATGTTATTAGATTACATATTCCTAGTAGTAATCTCTGTGAAACAGGAACAGGTGATGTAAAACAGAAGCTTGGGTTTGGGATTGAAGAAAatctgaattttttttattgttgtcCAAAGTGTGGTTTACTTTTCAAAAATACCGACCTTTGTGAAACACCTGGATGTGGTCAACACCGTGGAGGAGATGACATTGGCAAAAAGACAGGTTTTGTAACTTGCAACATCAAGAAGCAGTTGCAGGAAATTTTGGAGAGGAATGGAATCATAAAGAAAATCCAAGCAGAATTGCAAAAACCTTTGGAAAAAGAAAGAATCATATTGTCAGATATAACTACTGGACAGGAGTATTTGAAGCTAAAAGCTGATGGAAATTTTCTGGATCCAAAATCCTCCAAATTCAATGTTACCTTGAGTTGGAATACAGATGGGATACCTTTGTTTAAGTCATCAGGAATTTCTCTTTGGCCTGTGTATCTTACCATCAATGAACTTCCTCCTAAGGAACGCTTGTTGAAGAAAAACATCCTTGTATGGGGAATTTGGCAAGGAACGTCTAAACCTGGATGTATGAATGGATTTCTTTCTCCTTTCGTTAAGGATATGACTGAGCTTTTCAACAAAGGTGTTGATGTTAATGGACAAACTTGGAAAGCACTGCTTCTTACTGCGACTATGGACCTTCAAGCTAGAGCTTATGTGTTGAACATGACACAACATAACGGCCGGTTTGGATGTCTGTACTGCAAAGAAGAAGGAAGTTCTGTTCCTTGTGGAGGAGGACATTGTAGAAGCTATCCGTTTAGAAATGTTCCTGCTCCAGTCAGAAATTCATCAGACCTGAAACAGGATGCTTCTGCTGCTGctactacttctaaaccatctCATGGTATTCTGGGTACATCTGTAATCAGCTTCCTACCACTTTACGCCATCGAGAAACATATAGTTGTAGACTATATGCATGGCATTCTACTTGGCATTGTCAAAAAGCTCCTGAGTCTTTGGTTTGATGGTGCAAACTTTAAAAAAGAATTTTTCATTGGAAATCACCTTGACCAGATTGACAAACATCTCAAAAGAATTAAGCCTCCATACTTAATTTCAAGACTACCTAGAAAGATGAAGAACAATTATCATCGATGGAAAGCTTCAGAACTACGCTCTTGGCTTCTTCATTACAGCTTGCCATGTTTGTCAGGCTTTTTGCCAGAAGTGTTCCTGGAGCATTTCGCATGTCTTGTGGAAGGAGTCTATCTACTTCTTAAGCAGAATGTTTCCAGTGCTGATATTGATCGGGCAGAGTCATTGCTTCTGAGTTTTTACCAGTATGCAGGGGACATATATGGAGACCAATTTCTTGGACTAAATGTACATAATCTTCAGCATTATGCATCATGCGTCAGAATGTGGGGACCACTTTGGGCATATTCTTGTTTCGGTTATGAGTCCTGTAATGGCGATATTTTGAAGACCGTACATGGCAAAGGAAATGTGTGTGCCCAAATCTTTTGGGCAATGCAAGCTCAGAAAAGACTTGAAAGGGAATCCAATGCATTACCGAAAGGGGAGCTTCGGTCCTTTCTCCAGAAACTTCTTGCTGGAGGAGCAAAACTTCTACCAAAGACGATTGATGGCTACAAATGTGATATTGTTCCTCCAATGCAGAATATACAACATCAACATTTGTGTAATGACATACTAACACAGTTGCAAACACTAAACCAAGACATTAACCAGCTTGCAAAAGTTAACAAAATCATCATAGACGAcatcatattttattgtcaagcCTCGTCAAAAGTAAAGAAGAGAAATTCTTACATGGTGTCTTTGGACAACCCATTAGATGATGGATCAGATGTCTTTGGTGTGGAATACTACATTGTTGAAAAATCTCACATGAAGGTGTTTGCTGTTGGGACCACGTATTCTTGTAGTGGGACTATCATTCCAGGAAGAGCACCACATGTTCAAAAAGTCACAAGTAATAG AACAAGTGTTGTCGTGCCTGTTCATCGATTTAAGGAACTGCTTATTTTCGTGGACCTTAAAGAAGAAAGAAGATATGTTTCGAAATTCCCGAA
- the LOC138330795 gene encoding uncharacterized protein, which yields MGTHSIVFYTEDNSLLIERSRDLKITDPDSTVLKIGTKIKKTFQVEDISDEGLPELVSKEYGGFVVFSGEGKKKCQKVMEVMRTINNLEEMMVHGRLEAASTSRGADSRLKNALKELKNDQNQITSKKQLGTVESKDTDLESKSKKKPEKRTSVSSMQNTEQRSTKKSKQESSDESTSCKKKLEQIARNLEASRLQDELKALNTSASVPPSTSGISVPSSSCEVSVPLSTSGISVPPSTSGISVPSSSCEVSVPLSTSGISVPPSTSGISVPSSSCEVSVPLSTSGISVPLSTSGISVPPSTSGISVPSSSCEVSVPLSTSGISVPLSTSGISVPPSTSGISFPPSTSGISFPPSTSGISVPPSTSGISFPPSTSGISFPPSTSGISFPPSTSGISFPPYTSGISVPPSTSGISFPPSTSGISFPPSTSGISFPPSTSGISFPPSTSGISFPPLSSLH from the exons ATGGGCACTCATTCGATCGTGTTTTATACGGAAGACAATTCACTTCTAATTGAGAGGTCGCGGGATCTGAAGATAACAGACCCAGATTCAACTGTCTTGAAGATCGGGACAAAGATCAAGAAAACCTTTCAAGTGGAGGACATCTCCGATGAAGGGCTTCCAGAGCTCGTATCAAAAGAATACGGCGGCTTCGTTGTGTTCAGTGGGGAAG GCAAAAAGAAATGTCAAAAAGTTATGGAAGTCATGCGGACTATCAACAACTTGGAGGAAATGATGGTGCATGGAAGACTGGAGGCTGCATCCACATCTAGGGGAGCAGACAGTCGCCTTAAAAATGCTCTAAAAGAGTTGAAAAACGACCAG aatcAAATTACTAGCAAAAAACAACTGGGTACTGTCGAATCGAAGGATACAGATCTAGAGTCTAAGAGTAAG AAAAAGCCAGAAAAGAGAACCAGTGTATCATCCATGCAAAATACTGAACAGAGAAGCACGAAAAAG aGTAAACAAGAAAGCTCAGATGAAAGTACATCATGTAAGAAAAAG TTGGAGCAGATTGCTAGAAACCTTGAGGCATCACGACTTCAAGATGAGCTTAAGGCACTTAACACATCAGCTTCTGTTCCTCCCTCCACTAGTGGGATCTCTGTTCCTTCTTCCTCATGTGAGGTCTCTGTTCCTCTCTCTACTAGTGGGATCTCTGTTCCTCCCTCCACTAGTGGGATCTCTGTTCCTTCTTCCTCATGTGAGGTCTCTGTTCCTCTCTCTACTAGTGGGATCTCTGTTCCTCCCTCCACTAGTGGGATCTCTGTTCCTTCTTCCTCATGTGAGGTCTCTGTTCCTCTCTCTACTAGTGGGATCTCTGTTCCTCTCTCTACTAGTGGGATCTCTGTTCCTCCCTCCACTAGTGGGATCTCTGTTCCTTCTTCCTCATGTGAGGTCTCTGTTCCTCTCTCCACTAGTGGGATCTCTGTTCCTCTCTCTACTAGTGGGATCTCTGTTCCTCCCTCCACTAGTGGGATCTCTTTTCCTCCCTCCACTAGTGGGATCTCTTTTCCTCCCTCCACTAGTGGGATCTCTGTTCCTCCCTCCACTAGTGGGATCTCTTTTCCTCCCTCCACTAGTGGGATCTCTTTTCCTCCCTCCACTAGTGGGATCTCTTTTCCTCCCTCCACTAGTGGGATCTCTTTTCCTCCCTACACTAGTGGGATCTCTGTTCCTCCCTCCACTAGTGGGATCTCTTTTCCTCCCTCCACTAGTGGGATCTCTTTTCCTCCCTCCACTAGTGGGATCTCTTTTCCTCCCTCCACTAGTGGGATCTCTTTTCCTCCCTCCACTAGTGGGATCTCTTTTCCTCCCCTTTCCTCCCTCCACTAG
- the LOC138332403 gene encoding uncharacterized protein isoform X2, which produces MVNQREDNLDLLSEEDVEHCKVNKSAWKCSKCQMILSRKQTLKTHLFIKHKIRAGNPAKRYKLYETDPDIPVPSSTSHNWKKKECIDSYVDVERPDHHESQSHAQSIVPESLDAQHQVLDIPENHNEEIVVHDVQQYHDEQIQIQESDNDSAQSDLQNDNNQAQMPDVLGHFNELVKYNELDVTGNNVQDFNDTVVDMDLESDADYSNISSDSEQDSDPEDSNCDEDETEEVRSITSPPLYIIPPSDTLTKAPLTHLEHLLLVSGYASACNLSGVAFQKLLDVIRLHIPSSNLCETGTGDVKQKLGFGIEENLNFFYCCPKCGLLFKNTDLCETPGCGQHRGGDDIGKKTGFVTCNIKKQLQEILERNGIIKKIQAELQKPLEKERIILSDITTGQEYLKLKADGNFLDPKSSKFNVTLSWNTDGIPLFKSSGISLWPVYLTINELPPKERLLKKNILVWGIWQGTSKPGCMNGFLSPFVKDMTELFNKGVDVNGQTWKALLLTATMDLQARAYVLNMTQHNGRFGCLYCKEEGSSVPCGGGHCRSYPFRNVPAPVRNSSDLKQDASAAATTSKPSHGILGTSVISFLPLYAIEKHIVVDYMHGILLGIVKKLLSLWFDGANFKKEFFIGNHLDQIDKHLKRIKPPYLISRLPRKMKNNYHRWKASELRSWLLHYSLPCLSGFLPEVFLEHFACLVEGVYLLLKQNVSSADIDRAESLLLSFYQYAGDIYGDQFLGLNVHNLQHYASCVRMWGPLWAYSCFGYESCNGDILKTVHGKGNVCAQIFWAMQAQKRLERESNALPKGELRSFLQKLLAGGAKLLPKTIDGYKCDIVPPMQNIQHQHLCNDILTQLQTLNQDINQLAKVNKIIIDDIIFYCQASSKVKKRNSYMVSLDNPLDDGSDVFGVEYYIVEKSHMKVFAVGTTYSCSGTIIPGRAPHVQKVTSNRTSVVVPVHRFKELLIFVDLKEERRYVSKFPNFIEKD; this is translated from the exons ATG GTAAATCAAAGAGAGGATAACCTTGATTTGTTGTCAGAAGAAGATGTTGAGCATTGCAAAGTAAACAAATCAGCATGGAAATGCTCAAAGTGTCAGATGATACTATCAAGAAAACAGACGCTGAAAACACACTTGTTTATCAAACACAAAATAAGAG cTGGAAACCCTGCAAAGCGGTACAAACTGTACGAGACAGATCCTGACATACCTGTGCCATCTTCAACTTCTCACAATTG GAAAAAGAAAGAATGTATAGACAGTTACGTAGATGTTGAAAGACCTGATCACCATGAGTCACAATCTCATGCACAGAGTATAGTGCCAGAAAGTCTGGATGCACAACACCAGGTTTTGGACATACCTGAAAATCATAATGAGGAAATAGTTGTACATGATGTCCAGCAATATCATGATGAACAGATTCAGATTCAGGAAAGTGACAATGATTCAGCTCAGAGTGATCTGCAAAATGACAATAATCAAGCTCAAATGCCAGATGTTCTAGGACATTTCAATGAACTAGTGAAATATAATGAGTTGGATGTGACAGGAAATAATGTCCAAGATTTTAATGACACAGTTGTTGATATGGACTTGGAAAGTGATGCTGACTATTCTAACATTAGTTCAGACTCTGAACAGGATAGTGACCCTGAGGATTCAAACTGCGATGAAGATGAAACAGAGGAAGTGAGATCTATAACGAGTCCTCCTTTGTATATCATACCACCATCGGATACCCTGACAAAAGCACCATTGACACATCTTGAACATTTACTTCTAGTCTCAGGATATGCTTCTGCTTGTAATCTTTCTGGAGTAGCCTTTCAGAAGCTTCTTGATGTTATTAGATTACATATTCCTAGTAGTAATCTCTGTGAAACAGGAACAGGTGATGTAAAACAGAAGCTTGGGTTTGGGATTGAAGAAAatctgaattttttttattgttgtcCAAAGTGTGGTTTACTTTTCAAAAATACCGACCTTTGTGAAACACCTGGATGTGGTCAACACCGTGGAGGAGATGACATTGGCAAAAAGACAGGTTTTGTAACTTGCAACATCAAGAAGCAGTTGCAGGAAATTTTGGAGAGGAATGGAATCATAAAGAAAATCCAAGCAGAATTGCAAAAACCTTTGGAAAAAGAAAGAATCATATTGTCAGATATAACTACTGGACAGGAGTATTTGAAGCTAAAAGCTGATGGAAATTTTCTGGATCCAAAATCCTCCAAATTCAATGTTACCTTGAGTTGGAATACAGATGGGATACCTTTGTTTAAGTCATCAGGAATTTCTCTTTGGCCTGTGTATCTTACCATCAATGAACTTCCTCCTAAGGAACGCTTGTTGAAGAAAAACATCCTTGTATGGGGAATTTGGCAAGGAACGTCTAAACCTGGATGTATGAATGGATTTCTTTCTCCTTTCGTTAAGGATATGACTGAGCTTTTCAACAAAGGTGTTGATGTTAATGGACAAACTTGGAAAGCACTGCTTCTTACTGCGACTATGGACCTTCAAGCTAGAGCTTATGTGTTGAACATGACACAACATAACGGCCGGTTTGGATGTCTGTACTGCAAAGAAGAAGGAAGTTCTGTTCCTTGTGGAGGAGGACATTGTAGAAGCTATCCGTTTAGAAATGTTCCTGCTCCAGTCAGAAATTCATCAGACCTGAAACAGGATGCTTCTGCTGCTGctactacttctaaaccatctCATGGTATTCTGGGTACATCTGTAATCAGCTTCCTACCACTTTACGCCATCGAGAAACATATAGTTGTAGACTATATGCATGGCATTCTACTTGGCATTGTCAAAAAGCTCCTGAGTCTTTGGTTTGATGGTGCAAACTTTAAAAAAGAATTTTTCATTGGAAATCACCTTGACCAGATTGACAAACATCTCAAAAGAATTAAGCCTCCATACTTAATTTCAAGACTACCTAGAAAGATGAAGAACAATTATCATCGATGGAAAGCTTCAGAACTACGCTCTTGGCTTCTTCATTACAGCTTGCCATGTTTGTCAGGCTTTTTGCCAGAAGTGTTCCTGGAGCATTTCGCATGTCTTGTGGAAGGAGTCTATCTACTTCTTAAGCAGAATGTTTCCAGTGCTGATATTGATCGGGCAGAGTCATTGCTTCTGAGTTTTTACCAGTATGCAGGGGACATATATGGAGACCAATTTCTTGGACTAAATGTACATAATCTTCAGCATTATGCATCATGCGTCAGAATGTGGGGACCACTTTGGGCATATTCTTGTTTCGGTTATGAGTCCTGTAATGGCGATATTTTGAAGACCGTACATGGCAAAGGAAATGTGTGTGCCCAAATCTTTTGGGCAATGCAAGCTCAGAAAAGACTTGAAAGGGAATCCAATGCATTACCGAAAGGGGAGCTTCGGTCCTTTCTCCAGAAACTTCTTGCTGGAGGAGCAAAACTTCTACCAAAGACGATTGATGGCTACAAATGTGATATTGTTCCTCCAATGCAGAATATACAACATCAACATTTGTGTAATGACATACTAACACAGTTGCAAACACTAAACCAAGACATTAACCAGCTTGCAAAAGTTAACAAAATCATCATAGACGAcatcatattttattgtcaagcCTCGTCAAAAGTAAAGAAGAGAAATTCTTACATGGTGTCTTTGGACAACCCATTAGATGATGGATCAGATGTCTTTGGTGTGGAATACTACATTGTTGAAAAATCTCACATGAAGGTGTTTGCTGTTGGGACCACGTATTCTTGTAGTGGGACTATCATTCCAGGAAGAGCACCACATGTTCAAAAAGTCACAAGTAATAG AACAAGTGTTGTCGTGCCTGTTCATCGATTTAAGGAACTGCTTATTTTCGTGGACCTTAAAGAAGAAAGAAGATATGTTTCGAAATTCCCGAA
- the LOC138332403 gene encoding uncharacterized protein isoform X3, which produces MILSRKQTLKTHLFIKHKIRAGNPAKRYKLYETDPDIPVPSSTSHNWKKKECIDSYVDVERPDHHESQSHAQSIVPESLDAQHQVLDIPENHNEEIVVHDVQQYHDEQIQIQESDNDSAQSDLQNDNNQAQMPDVLGHFNELVKYNELDVTGNNVQDFNDTVVDMDLESDADYSNISSDSEQDSDPEDSNCDEDETEEVRSITSPPLYIIPPSDTLTKAPLTHLEHLLLVSGYASACNLSGVAFQKLLDVIRLHIPSSNLCETGTGDVKQKLGFGIEENLNFFYCCPKCGLLFKNTDLCETPGCGQHRGGDDIGKKTGFVTCNIKKQLQEILERNGIIKKIQAELQKPLEKERIILSDITTGQEYLKLKADGNFLDPKSSKFNVTLSWNTDGIPLFKSSGISLWPVYLTINELPPKERLLKKNILVWGIWQGTSKPGCMNGFLSPFVKDMTELFNKGVDVNGQTWKALLLTATMDLQARAYVLNMTQHNGRFGCLYCKEEGSSVPCGGGHCRSYPFRNVPAPVRNSSDLKQDASAAATTSKPSHGILGTSVISFLPLYAIEKHIVVDYMHGILLGIVKKLLSLWFDGANFKKEFFIGNHLDQIDKHLKRIKPPYLISRLPRKMKNNYHRWKASELRSWLLHYSLPCLSGFLPEVFLEHFACLVEGVYLLLKQNVSSADIDRAESLLLSFYQYAGDIYGDQFLGLNVHNLQHYASCVRMWGPLWAYSCFGYESCNGDILKTVHGKGNVCAQIFWAMQAQKRLERESNALPKGELRSFLQKLLAGGAKLLPKTIDGYKCDIVPPMQNIQHQHLCNDILTQLQTLNQDINQLAKVNKIIIDDIIFYCQASSKVKKRNSYMVSLDNPLDDGSDVFGVEYYIVEKSHMKVFAVGTTYSCSGTIIPGRAPHVQKVTSNRTSVVVPVHRFKELLIFVDLKEERRYVSKFPNFIEKD; this is translated from the exons ATGATACTATCAAGAAAACAGACGCTGAAAACACACTTGTTTATCAAACACAAAATAAGAG cTGGAAACCCTGCAAAGCGGTACAAACTGTACGAGACAGATCCTGACATACCTGTGCCATCTTCAACTTCTCACAATTG GAAAAAGAAAGAATGTATAGACAGTTACGTAGATGTTGAAAGACCTGATCACCATGAGTCACAATCTCATGCACAGAGTATAGTGCCAGAAAGTCTGGATGCACAACACCAGGTTTTGGACATACCTGAAAATCATAATGAGGAAATAGTTGTACATGATGTCCAGCAATATCATGATGAACAGATTCAGATTCAGGAAAGTGACAATGATTCAGCTCAGAGTGATCTGCAAAATGACAATAATCAAGCTCAAATGCCAGATGTTCTAGGACATTTCAATGAACTAGTGAAATATAATGAGTTGGATGTGACAGGAAATAATGTCCAAGATTTTAATGACACAGTTGTTGATATGGACTTGGAAAGTGATGCTGACTATTCTAACATTAGTTCAGACTCTGAACAGGATAGTGACCCTGAGGATTCAAACTGCGATGAAGATGAAACAGAGGAAGTGAGATCTATAACGAGTCCTCCTTTGTATATCATACCACCATCGGATACCCTGACAAAAGCACCATTGACACATCTTGAACATTTACTTCTAGTCTCAGGATATGCTTCTGCTTGTAATCTTTCTGGAGTAGCCTTTCAGAAGCTTCTTGATGTTATTAGATTACATATTCCTAGTAGTAATCTCTGTGAAACAGGAACAGGTGATGTAAAACAGAAGCTTGGGTTTGGGATTGAAGAAAatctgaattttttttattgttgtcCAAAGTGTGGTTTACTTTTCAAAAATACCGACCTTTGTGAAACACCTGGATGTGGTCAACACCGTGGAGGAGATGACATTGGCAAAAAGACAGGTTTTGTAACTTGCAACATCAAGAAGCAGTTGCAGGAAATTTTGGAGAGGAATGGAATCATAAAGAAAATCCAAGCAGAATTGCAAAAACCTTTGGAAAAAGAAAGAATCATATTGTCAGATATAACTACTGGACAGGAGTATTTGAAGCTAAAAGCTGATGGAAATTTTCTGGATCCAAAATCCTCCAAATTCAATGTTACCTTGAGTTGGAATACAGATGGGATACCTTTGTTTAAGTCATCAGGAATTTCTCTTTGGCCTGTGTATCTTACCATCAATGAACTTCCTCCTAAGGAACGCTTGTTGAAGAAAAACATCCTTGTATGGGGAATTTGGCAAGGAACGTCTAAACCTGGATGTATGAATGGATTTCTTTCTCCTTTCGTTAAGGATATGACTGAGCTTTTCAACAAAGGTGTTGATGTTAATGGACAAACTTGGAAAGCACTGCTTCTTACTGCGACTATGGACCTTCAAGCTAGAGCTTATGTGTTGAACATGACACAACATAACGGCCGGTTTGGATGTCTGTACTGCAAAGAAGAAGGAAGTTCTGTTCCTTGTGGAGGAGGACATTGTAGAAGCTATCCGTTTAGAAATGTTCCTGCTCCAGTCAGAAATTCATCAGACCTGAAACAGGATGCTTCTGCTGCTGctactacttctaaaccatctCATGGTATTCTGGGTACATCTGTAATCAGCTTCCTACCACTTTACGCCATCGAGAAACATATAGTTGTAGACTATATGCATGGCATTCTACTTGGCATTGTCAAAAAGCTCCTGAGTCTTTGGTTTGATGGTGCAAACTTTAAAAAAGAATTTTTCATTGGAAATCACCTTGACCAGATTGACAAACATCTCAAAAGAATTAAGCCTCCATACTTAATTTCAAGACTACCTAGAAAGATGAAGAACAATTATCATCGATGGAAAGCTTCAGAACTACGCTCTTGGCTTCTTCATTACAGCTTGCCATGTTTGTCAGGCTTTTTGCCAGAAGTGTTCCTGGAGCATTTCGCATGTCTTGTGGAAGGAGTCTATCTACTTCTTAAGCAGAATGTTTCCAGTGCTGATATTGATCGGGCAGAGTCATTGCTTCTGAGTTTTTACCAGTATGCAGGGGACATATATGGAGACCAATTTCTTGGACTAAATGTACATAATCTTCAGCATTATGCATCATGCGTCAGAATGTGGGGACCACTTTGGGCATATTCTTGTTTCGGTTATGAGTCCTGTAATGGCGATATTTTGAAGACCGTACATGGCAAAGGAAATGTGTGTGCCCAAATCTTTTGGGCAATGCAAGCTCAGAAAAGACTTGAAAGGGAATCCAATGCATTACCGAAAGGGGAGCTTCGGTCCTTTCTCCAGAAACTTCTTGCTGGAGGAGCAAAACTTCTACCAAAGACGATTGATGGCTACAAATGTGATATTGTTCCTCCAATGCAGAATATACAACATCAACATTTGTGTAATGACATACTAACACAGTTGCAAACACTAAACCAAGACATTAACCAGCTTGCAAAAGTTAACAAAATCATCATAGACGAcatcatattttattgtcaagcCTCGTCAAAAGTAAAGAAGAGAAATTCTTACATGGTGTCTTTGGACAACCCATTAGATGATGGATCAGATGTCTTTGGTGTGGAATACTACATTGTTGAAAAATCTCACATGAAGGTGTTTGCTGTTGGGACCACGTATTCTTGTAGTGGGACTATCATTCCAGGAAGAGCACCACATGTTCAAAAAGTCACAAGTAATAG AACAAGTGTTGTCGTGCCTGTTCATCGATTTAAGGAACTGCTTATTTTCGTGGACCTTAAAGAAGAAAGAAGATATGTTTCGAAATTCCCGAA